In Gemmatimonadota bacterium, the following are encoded in one genomic region:
- the thpR gene encoding RNA 2',3'-cyclic phosphodiesterase, giving the protein MRLFIALNLPLKEKRKIHSAAKPLREAGYPFRWLEPADFHLTLKFLGDVRNDVVPVAERVVERVAAETKDFPLSISGFGAFPTIRRPQVIWIGVEPTPALRCLKQDLEWGLANHGFERETRAFHPHITLGRADEEEGAGSFRGLDELSAGLSYKGKVPMKTVDLMRSQLARQGTQYTVIGGSPLKSSSRRKR; this is encoded by the coding sequence ATGCGCCTCTTTATCGCCCTCAACCTTCCCTTGAAGGAGAAGCGCAAGATCCACAGTGCGGCGAAGCCCCTCCGCGAGGCAGGATACCCTTTCCGCTGGCTCGAGCCGGCGGACTTCCATCTGACGCTCAAGTTCCTGGGCGACGTGAGGAACGATGTCGTTCCCGTCGCCGAGCGTGTGGTCGAGCGGGTCGCCGCGGAGACGAAGGACTTCCCGCTTTCGATCAGTGGGTTCGGCGCCTTTCCCACGATTCGGAGGCCGCAGGTCATCTGGATCGGCGTCGAGCCGACTCCCGCGCTCCGTTGCCTCAAGCAGGACCTGGAATGGGGGCTCGCGAATCACGGCTTCGAAAGGGAAACCCGCGCCTTCCACCCTCACATCACCCTGGGCCGGGCGGACGAGGAGGAAGGGGCCGGCTCCTTTCGGGGCCTCGACGAGCTCTCGGCGGGACTGAGCTACAAAGGAAAGGTTCCCATGAAGACGGTGGATCTCATGCGGAGCCAGCTCGCGCGGCAGGGCACTCAATACACGGTCATCGGCGGAAGCCCGCTCAAGAGCAGCTCCCGCCGGAAGAGGTGA
- the rplM gene encoding 50S ribosomal protein L13: MRTHTPKAHEIDRHWWVVDASGKTLGRLATEVARILRGKHKPIYTPHLDTGDYVVLVNAEKVRLTGKKADQKTYFRHSGYMGGERFIPFRRMIETHPERVLELAVKGMLPKNALGREMRKKLKVYRGEEHPHQGQNPQPLEL, from the coding sequence ATGAGAACGCACACTCCAAAAGCGCATGAAATCGACCGCCACTGGTGGGTCGTGGACGCGTCGGGGAAGACGCTCGGCCGCCTCGCGACCGAAGTGGCTCGCATTCTGCGCGGCAAGCATAAGCCGATTTACACCCCGCACCTCGACACTGGGGACTACGTCGTCCTGGTGAACGCGGAGAAGGTCCGTCTGACCGGAAAAAAAGCCGACCAGAAGACCTACTTCCGCCACTCGGGCTACATGGGGGGTGAACGCTTCATCCCCTTCCGGCGGATGATCGAGACGCACCCCGAGCGCGTGCTGGAGCTGGCCGTCAAGGGAATGCTTCCCAAAAACGCGCTCGGCCGCGAAATGCGGAAGAAGCTCAAGGTCTACCGGGGAGAAGAGCATCCCCACCAGGGGCAGAATCCGCAGCCCCTGGAGCTCTGA
- the tsf gene encoding translation elongation factor Ts, with protein sequence MSVTAREVKALRDRTGAGMMDCKNALEETGGDVEAAIDLLRTKGAAKAAKRAGKSANQGTVGHYLHHGGRIGVMVELRCETDFVASTDDFQGLARDLAMHIAAARPMTVRAEEVPPEVLDRERQIYLEQVRAEGKPENIQEKIVEGKLRKFFEEATLLKQPWVKDPERTIEDLLTELSAKTGEKVEVARFARFEIGEV encoded by the coding sequence ATGAGTGTGACCGCAAGAGAGGTGAAGGCGCTCCGGGATCGCACCGGAGCCGGAATGATGGACTGCAAGAACGCCCTCGAGGAGACCGGCGGAGACGTCGAAGCCGCCATCGACCTCCTGCGCACCAAAGGCGCCGCGAAAGCCGCCAAGCGGGCGGGGAAGTCGGCGAATCAGGGAACGGTCGGCCACTATCTCCACCATGGCGGGCGGATCGGGGTCATGGTCGAACTCCGGTGCGAAACGGACTTCGTCGCGAGCACCGACGACTTCCAGGGACTCGCCCGCGATCTCGCGATGCATATCGCGGCCGCGCGACCGATGACCGTGCGCGCGGAGGAAGTCCCGCCCGAGGTCCTCGATCGCGAGCGGCAGATCTATCTCGAGCAGGTGCGCGCGGAGGGGAAACCGGAAAACATTCAGGAGAAGATCGTCGAGGGGAAGCTCCGGAAGTTCTTCGAAGAGGCGACGCTCCTGAAGCAGCCCTGGGTGAAGGATCCGGAGCGCACGATCGAGGACCTCCTGACAGAGCTCTCCGCCAAGACCGGAGAAAAAGTGGAGGTCGCTCGATTCGCGCGCTTCGAGATCGGCGAGGTATAG
- the rpsB gene encoding 30S ribosomal protein S2, producing the protein MIPEPPLVGLNELLEAGVHFGHQTRRWNPKMKKYIFSERNGIHIIDLRKTLDRLRAAEVVVRRVVLAGDRVLFVCTKPQLRSIIEQEALRCGAFFVTERWLGGILTNFQTIRQQIRRLKELERGQEENAFEFYTKKEQLLLDRERLKLEKYFSGLKDMGRLPGAIFVVDAKREVIAVREANRLGIPVIAIADTNADPDHIDYPIPGNDDAIRSVGLITKAIADAIQVTRREVPEEDRRRADEVEATTYSTETGEKAAAVDDTSQRRVRRRRRPRPEVIERLRGDAPEGEGSPGGEAGSGTEGGTDLE; encoded by the coding sequence ATGATCCCTGAGCCGCCACTCGTAGGGCTGAACGAACTTCTCGAGGCCGGTGTGCATTTCGGGCACCAGACTCGCCGTTGGAACCCGAAGATGAAGAAGTACATCTTCAGCGAGCGGAACGGGATTCACATCATTGACCTGCGGAAGACCCTCGACCGGCTCCGTGCCGCCGAAGTGGTCGTCCGGCGGGTCGTTCTCGCGGGTGACCGCGTCCTTTTCGTCTGTACGAAACCCCAGCTCCGGTCCATCATCGAGCAGGAGGCGCTGCGGTGCGGCGCTTTTTTCGTGACGGAGCGCTGGCTCGGCGGGATCCTGACGAACTTCCAGACGATCCGTCAACAGATCCGTCGCCTGAAGGAGCTTGAACGGGGTCAGGAAGAGAACGCGTTCGAGTTTTATACGAAGAAAGAACAGCTCCTGCTCGACCGTGAGCGGCTGAAGCTCGAGAAGTACTTCTCGGGCCTGAAGGACATGGGCCGCCTTCCCGGCGCGATTTTTGTCGTGGACGCAAAGCGCGAGGTGATCGCGGTCAGGGAAGCGAACCGCCTCGGAATTCCCGTCATCGCGATCGCGGATACGAATGCCGATCCGGACCATATCGACTATCCGATTCCCGGAAACGACGATGCGATCCGCTCGGTGGGGCTCATCACGAAGGCGATCGCGGATGCGATCCAGGTCACCCGGAGGGAGGTTCCCGAAGAAGATCGCCGGCGGGCCGACGAGGTCGAGGCGACCACCTATTCGACCGAAACGGGCGAAAAGGCAGCCGCGGTGGACGACACTTCGCAGCGCCGCGTGCGCCGCCGCCGCCGGCCGCGCCCGGAAGTGATCGAGCGCCTGAGGGGAGACGCGCCGGAGGGAGAGGGCTCACCCGGCGGAGAGGCGGGGTCCGGGACCGAGGGGGGAACGGACCTCGAATAG
- the lepB gene encoding signal peptidase I → MNAGQDPIEGADPVGTDGDDSAAAVPDATPPFRPATAGARVWFRNAFELVRSIALVLVLFFLVRAFIVEAFKIPTSSMEGTLLAGDFLLVNKAVYGAEIPGTHITLPGFAEPERGDIIVFHPPHDPAKHYVKRLVGLPGDTLQMRDKALLVNGEPLVEPYVRHRDPGGDAVHPGMVWQSPFLQKDAIPGRYRPSRDNWGPLIVPPDRFFVLGDNRDNSEDSRYWGFITRESIKGRPWRVYYSTDPAHPGAFSWLRDVRWDRIGGLIE, encoded by the coding sequence GTGAACGCAGGTCAGGATCCAATCGAAGGGGCCGATCCGGTCGGCACCGACGGGGACGACTCCGCGGCAGCTGTGCCCGACGCCACGCCCCCCTTTCGGCCCGCGACCGCGGGTGCGCGCGTCTGGTTCAGAAACGCCTTCGAACTGGTGCGGTCGATCGCACTCGTCCTCGTTCTCTTTTTCCTCGTCCGGGCCTTCATCGTCGAGGCCTTCAAGATTCCCACGTCCTCCATGGAAGGGACGCTTCTCGCCGGAGACTTCCTCCTCGTGAACAAGGCGGTCTACGGGGCGGAGATTCCGGGGACCCACATCACCCTTCCCGGGTTCGCGGAACCGGAGCGTGGGGACATCATCGTCTTCCATCCGCCGCACGATCCCGCCAAGCACTATGTGAAGCGTCTCGTGGGGCTCCCCGGCGATACGCTTCAGATGCGTGACAAGGCGCTCCTCGTGAATGGTGAGCCGCTGGTCGAGCCTTACGTCCGCCATCGGGATCCCGGCGGAGACGCGGTCCACCCCGGGATGGTCTGGCAGTCGCCATTCCTGCAGAAGGATGCGATCCCGGGGCGGTATCGGCCCTCCCGCGACAACTGGGGTCCGCTGATCGTCCCGCCCGACCGCTTCTTCGTCCTCGGGGACAATCGCGATAATTCCGAGGACTCCAGGTACTGGGGATTCATCACGCGCGAGAGCATCAAAGGACGGCCCTGGAGGGTGTATTATTCGACCGACCCGGCGCACCCCGGTGCCTTTTCCTGGCTCCGCGACGTGCGGTGGGATCGGATCGGCGGCCTCATCGAATAG
- the rpsI gene encoding 30S ribosomal protein S9, which yields MAEKTSEELRAVGRRKTSTARAVLRPGTGEFSVNGRELRAYFPRLLHRNRAEEALKITGRYGQFDVTVKVRGGGISGQADAIRLAVARAVLGTDEEIRPLLRKHGLLTRDSRKVERKKPGRPKARKRFQFSKR from the coding sequence ATGGCAGAAAAAACAAGCGAAGAATTGCGCGCGGTCGGACGCAGGAAGACGAGCACGGCGAGGGCGGTCCTCCGCCCGGGCACCGGCGAGTTCTCCGTGAACGGGCGGGAACTCCGGGCCTATTTCCCCCGGCTTCTCCATCGCAATAGGGCGGAAGAGGCGCTCAAGATCACGGGGCGGTATGGCCAGTTCGACGTCACCGTGAAGGTGCGCGGCGGCGGCATTTCCGGGCAGGCGGACGCGATTCGCCTGGCGGTCGCGCGCGCCGTCCTCGGTACCGATGAGGAGATCCGGCCGCTCCTCCGCAAACATGGCCTCCTCACCCGCGACTCCCGCAAAGTCGAACGGAAGAAGCCCGGCCGTCCCAAGGCCCGAAAGCGCTTCCAGTTCAGCAAGCGTTAA
- a CDS encoding sigma-54 dependent transcriptional regulator — translation MARILIVDDEGPVREVLLQLFEFEGHEVQTEPSGAAALRAVEREAPDAVFLDVKMPGMDGLETLERMREIAPGTHVVMISGHGTIDTAVEATRRGAFDFLEKPLDTDRILVTLRNVLELRGLSESVAKLRSEVEAHHEIIGNSYQIRQVLDRIEKVAPTEARVLITGENGTGKELVARATHRLSKRAGRPFVEVNCAAIPAELIESELFGHMKGSFTGAVQDRAGKFEQAHGGTLFLDEVGDMSLAAQAKVLRALEESRVTRVGGQKAREVDVRVIAATNKDLAREIEAGKFRDDLFYRLNVVPIHVPPLRERRDDIPMLVRHFADVMRARDGLPVREFTPQAIARLQELEWSGNVRELRNTVERLLILAGGERIGREDLDLLVTGRSNVELGLGLLDSKTFSEFKERSERLFLLQKLREHDWNVSETARILDMPRSNLYKKIERYGLRREE, via the coding sequence ATGGCGCGGATCCTCATCGTAGACGACGAGGGACCCGTCCGCGAGGTCCTGCTCCAGCTCTTCGAGTTCGAAGGGCACGAGGTCCAGACCGAGCCGTCCGGGGCGGCCGCACTCCGAGCAGTCGAGCGCGAGGCCCCGGACGCCGTCTTCCTCGACGTGAAGATGCCCGGGATGGATGGGCTCGAAACGCTCGAACGGATGAGGGAGATCGCGCCCGGAACCCACGTGGTGATGATCTCCGGCCACGGAACGATCGACACGGCCGTCGAGGCGACGCGGCGGGGCGCCTTCGACTTTCTCGAGAAACCGCTCGACACCGACCGCATTCTCGTCACGCTCCGAAACGTCCTCGAGCTGCGAGGCCTCTCCGAGTCGGTCGCGAAGCTCCGCTCGGAGGTCGAGGCGCACCACGAGATCATCGGGAATTCTTACCAGATCCGGCAGGTTCTCGACCGCATCGAGAAGGTGGCCCCGACCGAAGCGCGTGTCCTCATCACTGGAGAAAACGGAACCGGAAAGGAGCTGGTGGCACGGGCGACGCACCGCCTTTCCAAGCGCGCGGGCCGTCCTTTTGTCGAAGTGAACTGCGCGGCCATCCCTGCGGAGCTGATCGAGTCCGAGCTCTTCGGGCACATGAAGGGGTCGTTCACGGGAGCCGTTCAGGATCGGGCCGGGAAGTTCGAGCAGGCGCATGGGGGGACGCTCTTCCTCGACGAGGTCGGCGATATGTCGCTCGCCGCGCAGGCGAAGGTGCTCAGGGCGCTCGAAGAGTCACGCGTCACGAGGGTCGGCGGGCAAAAGGCCCGCGAGGTGGACGTCCGGGTCATCGCCGCGACCAATAAGGACCTCGCTCGTGAAATCGAAGCGGGAAAGTTTCGCGACGACCTCTTCTACCGGTTGAACGTCGTCCCCATCCACGTTCCGCCGCTCCGGGAGCGCCGGGACGACATACCCATGCTCGTGCGCCACTTCGCCGATGTGATGCGCGCCCGCGACGGCCTTCCGGTGCGGGAGTTCACGCCCCAGGCGATCGCTCGCCTCCAGGAGCTCGAGTGGTCGGGCAACGTGCGGGAGCTCCGGAACACGGTCGAGCGCCTCCTTATCCTCGCGGGGGGGGAGAGGATTGGCCGCGAAGACCTGGACCTTCTCGTCACCGGGAGATCGAACGTCGAGCTCGGATTGGGACTCCTGGACTCGAAAACGTTCTCCGAGTTTAAGGAGCGCTCCGAGCGGCTCTTTCTTCTCCAGAAGCTTCGCGAGCACGATTGGAACGTCTCGGAGACGGCGCGCATTCTGGACATGCCGCGGTCGAACCTCTATAAGAAGATCGAGAGGTACGGACTTCGTAGGGAAGAGTGA
- a CDS encoding TonB-dependent receptor, producing the protein MLSRGSTAEGAGEGRRIALDLVVPSGPPFQAHHTPKEPDMSRITSKTNSAVRTLVCGLTSFLLLLALVAPPELRGQVEATPPSDDPFELSAMVVTATRTALDRRTLPNSVTVLVGERLREQGIRTLSDALRTVPGLMVVQAGSAGAQTSIFLRGGESDYVRILVDGVPVNEAGGAVDVTDLSLDQVERIEVLRGSGSVLYGSDAAAGVIQIFTRRGRGRPSLEIETVGGIGEQRHADGEYTLSDLAATVSGASGSFSYMVGAGRSGTEGAYPVNNERSLYTANARLAWEVGETTDVLIATRFSDSESHYPTDSAGNVVDENQSFDRRFWTTALDAGHRFADWIEVRAQVGINQRRHVNRDGQDGPDDISGIFYSYFVADITRRSADVQLNATALQSIATLGASIESAQGETDYDSDSEFGPYSAAAGYERSNRALYLQLHSEPLAGLHTTLGGRLDDNEAFGRFETFRAGFSWTGWEGGRLRGSVGRAFREPTFGENYGSGFGDNGNPDLVPERIESWELGVEQAIGPALLSATWFDQTFHDLIQFTSATEGPTDPNYANVGSAEAKGLEIGVEAAVGPVELSGSFTHLSTQVLDPGLASNATFVAGAALLRRPERSGTLAARLPLEDATLGATVHFVGGRVDVDFAETFLGERVTLPGYATLDLTGELLVPGTSGTHLLLRVENALDKDYEGIARFPAPGRIVRLGARVRVGGNREVP; encoded by the coding sequence ATGCTTTCTCGCGGTTCCACCGCGGAGGGCGCCGGCGAAGGCCGCCGGATCGCCCTCGACCTCGTCGTGCCGTCGGGGCCTCCTTTCCAGGCGCACCACACACCCAAGGAGCCCGACATGTCCCGCATTACATCAAAGACGAACTCAGCGGTCCGCACGCTCGTGTGCGGACTCACTTCCTTTCTCCTGCTCCTGGCGCTGGTGGCTCCGCCGGAACTGCGGGGACAGGTGGAGGCGACACCCCCTTCGGACGATCCCTTCGAGCTCAGCGCGATGGTCGTGACAGCGACCCGCACGGCGCTCGACCGGAGGACGCTCCCGAATTCGGTCACCGTCCTCGTCGGCGAGAGGCTTCGGGAACAGGGAATTCGGACGCTGTCGGACGCGCTGCGCACGGTGCCCGGCCTCATGGTAGTTCAGGCGGGCTCCGCCGGCGCGCAGACCTCGATCTTCCTGCGCGGCGGGGAAAGCGACTACGTGCGGATCCTCGTAGACGGAGTTCCGGTGAACGAGGCGGGAGGCGCCGTGGACGTCACCGATCTGTCGCTCGACCAGGTCGAGCGGATCGAAGTGTTGCGCGGGTCCGGGAGCGTCCTCTACGGATCCGACGCCGCCGCGGGGGTCATCCAGATTTTCACGCGGCGCGGAAGGGGGAGGCCTTCTCTCGAGATCGAGACGGTCGGGGGAATCGGAGAGCAGCGGCACGCGGACGGTGAATACACGCTCTCCGATCTCGCTGCGACCGTGAGCGGAGCCTCGGGGTCATTCTCCTATATGGTCGGGGCGGGCCGCTCGGGGACCGAGGGCGCCTACCCGGTGAACAATGAGCGCTCCCTTTACACGGCGAACGCGCGTCTCGCTTGGGAGGTCGGCGAAACGACAGATGTCCTGATCGCCACCCGGTTCAGCGACAGCGAATCCCATTACCCGACCGATTCCGCCGGCAACGTCGTGGACGAGAACCAGTCCTTCGACCGGCGCTTCTGGACCACGGCGTTGGACGCGGGCCACCGGTTCGCCGACTGGATCGAGGTGCGAGCGCAAGTGGGGATCAACCAGCGCCGGCACGTAAACCGCGACGGGCAGGACGGTCCGGACGACATCAGCGGAATCTTTTATTCCTACTTTGTCGCGGACATCACTAGGCGGTCCGCGGACGTTCAGTTGAACGCCACCGCCCTCCAGAGCATCGCGACCCTCGGTGCCTCGATCGAGTCGGCACAAGGGGAGACGGACTACGACTCGGACAGCGAGTTCGGACCGTATTCGGCAGCTGCCGGATACGAGCGTTCCAACCGGGCGCTTTACCTCCAGCTCCATTCCGAACCCCTCGCGGGTCTGCATACCACGCTCGGGGGGCGTCTCGACGACAACGAGGCATTCGGCCGGTTCGAGACCTTTCGCGCCGGGTTCTCCTGGACTGGCTGGGAAGGTGGACGACTGCGAGGCTCGGTCGGACGAGCCTTTCGAGAGCCCACCTTCGGCGAGAACTACGGGAGCGGCTTCGGTGACAACGGGAATCCCGACCTCGTCCCTGAACGGATCGAGAGCTGGGAACTCGGCGTCGAGCAGGCGATCGGGCCGGCCTTGCTTTCGGCGACCTGGTTCGACCAGACCTTTCATGATCTCATCCAGTTCACCTCCGCGACCGAAGGGCCGACCGATCCCAACTACGCGAACGTCGGGTCGGCCGAAGCGAAGGGTCTCGAGATTGGAGTGGAGGCCGCGGTCGGTCCGGTCGAGTTGTCCGGCTCCTTCACGCACCTGAGCACGCAGGTTCTCGACCCCGGGCTCGCGAGCAACGCCACGTTCGTCGCGGGCGCCGCGCTCCTTCGGCGTCCGGAGCGCTCCGGAACGCTCGCCGCGCGCCTCCCGCTCGAGGACGCGACGCTCGGGGCCACCGTCCACTTCGTGGGAGGCCGGGTGGACGTGGACTTCGCGGAGACCTTTCTCGGCGAGCGAGTCACCCTTCCGGGGTACGCGACCCTGGACCTCACCGGAGAGCTCCTCGTCCCCGGGACGTCCGGAACGCATCTCCTCCTTCGCGTCGAGAACGCGCTCGACAAGGACTACGAGGGGATCGCGCGTTTTCCCGCGCCGGGAAGGATCGTCCGGCTCGGCGCGCGGGTGCGAGTGGGAGGGAACCGAGAGGTCCCGTGA
- a CDS encoding sigma-70 family RNA polymerase sigma factor — MSFSSRRRAGKDGSLDQYLKEISQYPLIDREEEARLAGGIRKGDPESLDKLVRSNLRFVVSVAKKYQNQGVLLPDLINEGNVGLIRAAHKFDETKGIKFISYAVWWIRQAILQALAEQSRIVRVPLNRAGALHRIGRRSSSLLQELGREPTVDEIAQELELSKEEVASTLAISQSHLSLDAPLTPGEDNRLLDYLPDQFSPDPEDEAYEHALKNTVDQALATLKEREAKVLRLYFGLDEQEPMTLEEIGSLLGITRERVRQIKEKALARLRHASRSRFLETFTR; from the coding sequence ATGAGCTTTTCGTCTCGTCGAAGAGCTGGAAAGGATGGGTCCCTCGACCAGTACCTGAAGGAGATCAGCCAGTATCCGCTGATCGACCGGGAGGAGGAAGCGCGCCTGGCGGGCGGGATCCGCAAAGGCGATCCGGAGTCGCTCGACAAGCTCGTCCGCTCGAACCTCCGCTTCGTGGTTTCCGTCGCGAAGAAGTATCAGAACCAGGGCGTCCTCCTCCCCGACCTGATCAACGAGGGAAACGTCGGCCTCATCCGCGCGGCGCACAAATTCGACGAGACGAAGGGGATCAAGTTCATCTCGTACGCGGTCTGGTGGATCCGGCAGGCGATCCTCCAGGCGCTCGCCGAGCAGAGCAGGATCGTTCGTGTCCCTCTGAACCGGGCGGGGGCGCTCCACCGGATCGGCCGCCGCTCCTCGAGCCTCCTGCAGGAGCTCGGCCGCGAGCCCACGGTGGACGAGATCGCGCAGGAGCTCGAGCTCTCGAAGGAGGAAGTCGCCTCCACGCTCGCGATCTCGCAGTCGCACCTCTCGCTCGACGCGCCCCTGACGCCGGGAGAGGACAACCGTCTCCTCGACTACCTTCCCGACCAGTTCTCTCCCGACCCCGAGGACGAGGCGTATGAACACGCCCTCAAGAACACCGTGGACCAGGCCCTCGCCACTCTCAAGGAGCGGGAAGCGAAAGTCCTCCGCCTCTACTTCGGCCTGGACGAGCAGGAGCCGATGACGCTCGAGGAGATCGGGTCGCTCCTCGGCATCACCCGGGAGCGGGTTCGCCAGATCAAGGAGAAGGCCCTCGCCCGCCTCCGCCACGCCTCCCGGTCCCGCTTCCTCGAGACCTTCACCCGGTAA